The Paraburkholderia megapolitana genomic sequence GAAGCCAGTCGGATGAATTTTCTGTCCCATCGTATGACCCCTTAATTCCCGACCGTCACAGTGATGTGACAGGATTGCTTCTCGATGCGGTTGCCGCGGCCTTTAGCGCGCGCGGTGAACCGCTTGAGAGAGGCCGCCTTATCGATATAGATGCTCGTGATCTTGAGCTCGTCGATATCAGCGCCTTCGTTGTGCTCCGCATTCGCGATCGCCGACAGCACGACCTTTTTCACGATGCCAGCCGCTTTCTTCGGCGAGAACGTCAGAACGTTCAGCGCCTTGTCGACCGGCAAACCGCGGATCTGGTCAGCCACAAGGCGCGTTTTCTGCGCCGAGATGCGGGCACCGCGATGAATTGCTTTCACTTCCATCATGAGCCCCTTATTTCTTGGCCTTCTTGTCGGCTGCATGACCCTTGAACGTACGGGTCAATGCAAACTCGCCAAGCTTGTGGCCGACCATGTTTTCCGAGACGTACACCGGAACGTGTTGACGGCCGTTATGGACGGCGATC encodes the following:
- the rplV gene encoding 50S ribosomal protein L22: MMEVKAIHRGARISAQKTRLVADQIRGLPVDKALNVLTFSPKKAAGIVKKVVLSAIANAEHNEGADIDELKITSIYIDKAASLKRFTARAKGRGNRIEKQSCHITVTVGN